GTTGGCGTCGTCCTCCGCGTGACGGCCCTCAACGCTCCCGCGCGTCTTCGCTCTCCGCACGTGCACCTGCGACCTGCGCGAGCAACTCCTTCACCGCGGCGTCGAGCTGCGTATCCTTCCCTGCGTAGCTCTCACCGACCGGCCGCTCCACGTGCACGTCCACCGGCCGCGGCGCCAGCTCCATGTTGCGGCCCTGCATGTCCGTCACCTTCATGCGCGGCAGCCGGATCGTGCTCCCGTCCACCAGCGTGGTGTTCCACGTGTAGATGATCCACCCTGCCGTCGGCTCGCCGACGACGCGCCCCAGCCCCAGCGCCCGATAACCCTCCGTGAAGTCCTCCGCGTCCGAGAGCGAGTGGCGGTTCGTCACCAGCACCGTCGGCAGGCCGAGCGCGCGCTGGCCCAGCACCGTGCGCGCGGGCGCGGTCGTCATGCCGCGCGGGGTCATGAGCAGGTAGTCGCGCCGCGCGAGGACGTCGATGGCGTACACGTTCACGAAGCCGCCGTTGTTGTTGCGGATGTCCACGACCACGCCGTCCTTGCCCTGGTTCTCCGCGTCCAGGTCGAGGTACAGCTGCTGGAGCGAGTTCCAGGACATGTCCGGCATGTGGACGTAGCCGAGCCGACCGCCGCTCGCGCGCGCGACGTACTCGCGGTTCCACTCCACCCACTGACGGTAGAGCAGCCCCTTCTCCGTACTCGCGTCCACGGGGCGGACGACGACGGTGCGGCCACCCGCGCCGCTCGCGTCCCGCGCCACGCGCAGCTCGACCCTGCGGCCGACCTTGCCCTCGAGCAGCGCGTCCAGATTCACGCCCGCCCCCACCGTTTCGCCGTCCACCGCGAGCAGGTAGTCTCCCGGCGCGATGCCGCCCGCGACCGCCGCCGGGCCGAGCGGCAGCACCTCCGTCACGCGCAGCCGCCCGGCGCGCTCGTACTCCTCCCGGTCGAAGCGCAGGCCGAGCCGGCCGGTCGGCGTGGCGTCCGGCCCCCGTCCGCTCACCCCCAGGTGCGACGCGTTCAGCTCGCCGACCATGAGCGAGAGCGCGCGGCGCAGCTCCGATCGCGTGCGCGCGCCGGCGACGACCGGCGCGTACGCCTCACGCACCGCGCGCCAGTCCACGCCGTGGAAGTCCGGGTCGTAGAAGTGGTCGTTGAGGTAGGTCCACGCCTGGTCGAAGACCGCGTGCTTCTCCTGGTCGAAGTCCACGGTCAGCTCCGCCGTGACCGGGATGGCGCGCGGCTGCCCACCCTCCAACGGCACCACGTGGATGCGTCCGCCGTCCAGGTAGTAGACCTGCTTGCCGTCCGGCGAGAACCGGGGCGACGACTTGCTCCCCGCGGTGGACGTGAGCTGCCGCACCACCGGCTCCTCCCGCCCCAGTTCGTCCAACGAGTACGTGTACAGGTTCTGTCGGCCCGCGACGCTCGCCACCACCACCAACGTCCTGCCGTCCGGGCTCAGCTCGTGCTCGCTCACGTCCAGCCCGATCGGCAGCAGTTCGATGCGCCGGCGCAGGCCGTCCCACTCGATGCGCGCCGGCCGCGGCATGCTCGATGCCGTCCGTGCCTCCCGGCCCTGGCTTGCCGCCCGCGCATCGCGCTCCGACGCCGGCGACGTGGCGCGCGGCGTCTCCTGCTGGAACAGGTCGCGGAACCGGTCCTCGCGGAAGCGCGGCGTGCGCGGCACCAGGCTCACGCGCGCGACGCTCGCCTGCTCCGTTCGCTGGCGCGTGGTGAACAGCAACTGCTCGCCGTCCGGTGTCCACACCAGCGACCCGCCGAACACGTTGGGCAGCCAGCTCACCGGCCGCGCCTCGCCGCCAGCGGCGGGCACCACGTATGCGTTCGTGAACATGCGCTCGCCCGCCGTGAGGTACGCCAGCCACTGACCATCCGGCGACCACGCGATCGGGCGCGACACGAGGATGGGCGGCAGGCCGAACAGCCCGGTCGCGACCACTCGTTCCCCTCCGGACTCGACGTCCAGAACACGCAGCTCGCGGCCGCCGCGGATGAACGCCAGCGAGCGGCCGTCTGGCGAGAACGT
This portion of the bacterium genome encodes:
- a CDS encoding peptidase S41; translated protein: MVRVFGLATLATALFASSLGAQRIAEGRPSYAEPGISPDGAEIAFVSGGDIWSVPASGGEARLLVSHPATESRPLFSPDGRFLAFVSDRTGNGDIYVLELATGEVRRLTYDDGRDQLEGWSPDGRWIYFSSASRDIAGMNDVYRVAASGGTPMPVAADRYTNEFFAAAAPDGETVAISARGIASSQWWRRGHSHIDQSEIWLVRIGGVPRYERVTDGVGKELWPMWGADGRTLYYVSDRDGAENVWVREPGAEPRALTRFRDGRVLWPSISRDGRTIAFERGFSIWTLDVSSGEVREVPIRLRGAPAGDAVERLRLTSGFSHLALSPDGKKLAFVARGEVFAVGAEDGGDAVRVTSTPAEESQPVWAPDSRRLAYVSARDGVPRLYLYDFATGEERRLTSAEEADHSPTFSPDGRSLAFIRGGRELRVLDVESGGERVVATGLFGLPPILVSRPIAWSPDGQWLAYLTAGERMFTNAYVVPAAGGEARPVSWLPNVFGGSLVWTPDGEQLLFTTRQRTEQASVARVSLVPRTPRFREDRFRDLFQQETPRATSPASERDARAASQGREARTASSMPRPARIEWDGLRRRIELLPIGLDVSEHELSPDGRTLVVVASVAGRQNLYTYSLDELGREEPVVRQLTSTAGSKSSPRFSPDGKQVYYLDGGRIHVVPLEGGQPRAIPVTAELTVDFDQEKHAVFDQAWTYLNDHFYDPDFHGVDWRAVREAYAPVVAGARTRSELRRALSLMVGELNASHLGVSGRGPDATPTGRLGLRFDREEYERAGRLRVTEVLPLGPAAVAGGIAPGDYLLAVDGETVGAGVNLDALLEGKVGRRVELRVARDASGAGGRTVVVRPVDASTEKGLLYRQWVEWNREYVARASGGRLGYVHMPDMSWNSLQQLYLDLDAENQGKDGVVVDIRNNNGGFVNVYAIDVLARRDYLLMTPRGMTTAPARTVLGQRALGLPTVLVTNRHSLSDAEDFTEGYRALGLGRVVGEPTAGWIIYTWNTTLVDGSTIRLPRMKVTDMQGRNMELAPRPVDVHVERPVGESYAGKDTQLDAAVKELLAQVAGARAESEDARER